TCCAGCCCGGAGATATCCGGCAACCCCATATCCAGCAGCACCACATCGGGCCGCAGCTCGCCATAGCGGGCCACGGCATCCTGACCGTTGTCGACCTCGGTGATGGCCACTGCCGGCAGCATGGAGCGCAGCAGATTGGCAATGCCCTGTCGCACGACCTGGTGGTCATCCACAATCATCAGTTTCATGAAACACCTCCGGTACCTGGAGTCAGCGGCACGGCCAGCCGGATTCGGGTTCCCTCGCCCAATCGGCTCAGAAACTTCACTTCGCCCCCCAGGCAGCGGGCTCGCTCGCACATGGAACGCACGCCCAGGCCGGCATTGCCGGGCAGTTGATCATTGCCCACGCCATCATCGCGCAACTCGATGCTCAGCTCGTTATCATTGCGGGCAACGGCCAGCGTGGCGCAGGAAGCTTTTGCATGACGGGAAACATTATTCAGGGCTTCCTGAAGGAAACGATACAGGTGGGTCTGCTGCTCCCCGGTGAAATCGGGCAGGCGCTCGTCCATCGCCAGGCGACATTCAAGCCCGCTGAGCTGTTGCCATTGTTCAGTCAGATGGCGAATGGCACTGCCGAGGCCCAGCTGTTCCATCACCAGGGGATGCAGCTCCTGCAAAAGGTGCCGGAAGTGTTTCTGGACAGTCTCACAGTGTTCCGCCAGATCCCTGGCCTGCTGCTTCTGGCGGTCACCGAGGTCCGGATCGTAGAGCAGACTGCGGGCCTGGGCCCGAATGCCCGTCAGGTACTGGCCGAGATCATCGTGCAGCACCCGGGCGATGTGTTCGCGCTCCCGATCCTGTAATTGCAGGAGTTCGTTAAGCAGTCGGCTCACCGTTTGCTGTTCCGACTCGAGGGCCCCGGCCATGGAATTGAACCGGCAAACCAGCGCGTCCAGTTCCTGTTCGCCCTGACGGGGAAGCCGGGATGTCAGTTGACCTGTCGAAACCGCACCCATGGCCTCTGACAGACTGGCAAGAGTACGTACGCCGCGCCGAATGATGAAAAACAGGGCAAGAAAACAAAGGCCCATACCAATGGCATAGGCGCCCGAAATCAGGAGGAACCCTTCCCAGATTTCCTCCACCTCATCGGCGGGATCAACCTGCCAGCCGTTAATCAACGGCCGCGAGGCATCGCCGGCAATCAGCTCGAAAAACCAGGCCGGCACGTCCCCGCCTTTTCCGGATTCCTCGTTATCAGACGGCCTCAGATGACGAAGACCACTGACAACGGATCCGGGAAGACGTTCGGGGCTATCGAGACTCTGAGCCAGAACGGTAACGCCATCAAGTTCCCGCTGAACATCATGTCGGGCCTGCTGGGTATAGAGCAGCGCTCCAAGCAAGTAGACGAGCAGGAAAACCGCCAGCATCAACAGGGAAATCTTCCGGTATACGGTCATTGTTTTTATCCGTTGCGAGTAAACAGCGTCTCTACATCCATGCTAAGGGCGGGAGAATTCACCGGAATAGTTCTTTAGTACCGCCACTTTCCTACTTTCTGAATATTTTCGCTGCTTTTGCCCTTCTCTAAGCTGGAAGCACAACAACAAACCGGAGAAACCCATGTCTGTTCTTTCCCGGACAACGGCCACTTCACTGATCGCACTGGTAGCAGCAACACCGTTGAAGGCGGAATCCCTCGATGTGCAGATCGGCTATCTGCAGTGGGTGCCGGATCAGGGACCGGTGCTGTCCAATGTGATCTCGGAACCTGAGGACGCCGGCCTGAGGGGCGCAGAACTGGCCATCAACGACAACAGCACCACCGGCAGGTTTCTGGGCCAGACTTACTCGATGCAGAGTAACGTGACGGACTCGGAAGAAGCAGCTATTGCGGCCTTTGATGCCATGCGCGAGAACGGCCTGGAGTTGTTCGTGGTGAATGCGCCGGCGTCAACCCTGAAAACCCTTACCGAAAAAGCCGGTGATAACACCCTGATCTTCAACGCCGGGGCCAAAGACGATGCCCTACGCACCGGCCAGTGCCACGTCAATCTGCTGCACACCATGCCCAGCTATTCCATGCTCACGGACGCCCTCGGCCAGTGGCTGAATCAGCGACGCTGGGATGAGGTGTTTTTGATTACCGGGCCGACCGACGCCGATAAGGGCTGGGCCGATGCCTTCCGCCGCTCTGCCAAGCGCTTCGGACTCGAGATTGTCGAGGACAAGCCCTGGACCTTTGACGCTGATCTCCGCCGCACGGCCTCCAAAGAGCTGCCGCTGTTCACTCAGGCCAGCGATTACGACGCGGTGGTGGTGGCCGATGTGCGGGGCGATTTTGGCGAGTACGTGCCATTCAACACCTGGCTGCCACGCCCGGTGATGGGCACCCAGGGCATGTCGCCGGTCACCTGGCACCGGGTAGTGGAGAGCTGGGGCGCAGCGCAACTGCAGAACCGGTTCCGCGAACTGGCCGATCGG
This genomic stretch from Marinobacter salsuginis harbors:
- a CDS encoding HAMP domain-containing sensor histidine kinase, giving the protein MTVYRKISLLMLAVFLLVYLLGALLYTQQARHDVQRELDGVTVLAQSLDSPERLPGSVVSGLRHLRPSDNEESGKGGDVPAWFFELIAGDASRPLINGWQVDPADEVEEIWEGFLLISGAYAIGMGLCFLALFFIIRRGVRTLASLSEAMGAVSTGQLTSRLPRQGEQELDALVCRFNSMAGALESEQQTVSRLLNELLQLQDREREHIARVLHDDLGQYLTGIRAQARSLLYDPDLGDRQKQQARDLAEHCETVQKHFRHLLQELHPLVMEQLGLGSAIRHLTEQWQQLSGLECRLAMDERLPDFTGEQQTHLYRFLQEALNNVSRHAKASCATLAVARNDNELSIELRDDGVGNDQLPGNAGLGVRSMCERARCLGGEVKFLSRLGEGTRIRLAVPLTPGTGGVS
- a CDS encoding ABC transporter substrate-binding protein, whose translation is MSVLSRTTATSLIALVAATPLKAESLDVQIGYLQWVPDQGPVLSNVISEPEDAGLRGAELAINDNSTTGRFLGQTYSMQSNVTDSEEAAIAAFDAMRENGLELFVVNAPASTLKTLTEKAGDNTLIFNAGAKDDALRTGQCHVNLLHTMPSYSMLTDALGQWLNQRRWDEVFLITGPTDADKGWADAFRRSAKRFGLEIVEDKPWTFDADLRRTASKELPLFTQASDYDAVVVADVRGDFGEYVPFNTWLPRPVMGTQGMSPVTWHRVVESWGAAQLQNRFRELADRNMNSEDYAAWAAIRAIGTAVTDLNSAKPGEIRNFLFSDKFQLAAFKGRKVTFRDWNGQMRQPIPLVHPRGLVATAPFEGFLHPNTELDTLGFDRPESECRING